A single Polyodon spathula isolate WHYD16114869_AA chromosome 6, ASM1765450v1, whole genome shotgun sequence DNA region contains:
- the rab23 gene encoding ras-related protein Rab-23: MLEEDMEVAIKVVVVGNGAVGKSSMIQRYCKGIFTKDYKKTIGVDFLERQILVNDEDVRLMLWDTAGQEEFDAITKAYYRGAQACVLVFSTTDRDSFEAIPSWREKVEAEVGDIPTVLVQNKIDLLDNSVIKNEEAEGLAKKLKLRFYRASVKEDLNVNEVFKYLADKYLLRLKQQTAEEPELIHTASNKIGVFNTAGGGQSGQNSSNHNGGEVINLRPNKQRTKKNKSPFGSCSIP, encoded by the exons ATGTTGGAGGAGGATATGGAGGTGGCCATCAAGGTGGTGGTTGTAGGGAACGGAGCTGTTGGGAAATCTAGTATGATACAGCGCTATTGTAAGGGCATTTTCACAAAAGATTACAAGAAGACTATTGGAGTGGATTTTCTTGAAAGGCAAATTCT AGTTAACGATGAAGATGTCCGGTTGATGCTGTGGGACACTGCAGGGCAAGAGGAGTTTGATGCAATAACAAAGGCCTATTATAGAG GTGCACAGGCCTGCGTTCTAGTGTTCTCTACTACTGACAGGGATTCCTTTGAAGCGATCCCCAGCTGGAGAGAAAAGGTGGAAGCTGAAGTAGGAGACATCCCAACAGTTCTAGTGCAGAATAAAATTGATCTGCTAGATAACTCCGTAATAAAAAA CGAGGAAGCAGAGGGTTTAGCAAAGAAGCTAAAATTAAGATTTTATCGTGCTTCCGTAAAAGAGGACCTAAATGTAAATGAAG TGTTTAAGTATCTAGCTGATAAGTACCTTCTGAGGCTCAAGCAACAAACAGCAGAGGAGCCAGAACTAATTCATACAGCCAGCAATAAAATTG GAGTTTTTAATACAGCTGGTGGAGGTCAATCTGGTCAGAATTCTAGCAATCATAATGGTGGAGAAGTCATCAATCTTCGACCAAATAAACAGAGgaccaagaaaaacaaaagcccatTTGGCAGTTGCAGCATTCCCTAG